One window from the genome of Candidatus Paceibacterota bacterium encodes:
- a CDS encoding VTT domain-containing protein, producing MILSFIENLGLLGIFFVVFAESGLFFCFFFPGGSLLFSAGVLASAGYFNIFYLFFGSVLFAILGDSVGYWTGKKMGPRIFSKRNSFFFNKNNLDKTAKFYDKYGKRTIVFARFVPIVRTFAPIMAGAGNMKYNSFIFYNIFGAFLWISSMIFSGYFLGNSVNNINQYILPIILFIIVLSLIPIICEFLKKKK from the coding sequence ATGATTTTATCTTTTATAGAAAACCTAGGGTTGCTTGGGATTTTTTTTGTCGTGTTTGCCGAGTCGGGACTTTTCTTTTGTTTCTTTTTTCCCGGAGGATCTCTCTTGTTTAGTGCAGGGGTTTTAGCTTCAGCGGGTTATTTTAATATTTTTTATTTATTTTTTGGATCAGTTTTGTTCGCAATTTTAGGTGATAGTGTAGGATACTGGACGGGTAAAAAAATGGGACCGAGAATTTTTTCTAAACGGAATTCATTCTTTTTTAATAAAAATAATTTAGATAAAACTGCAAAATTTTACGATAAATATGGAAAGAGGACGATTGTGTTTGCTCGCTTCGTGCCCATTGTTAGAACTTTCGCTCCAATCATGGCTGGTGCGGGAAATATGAAATACAATAGTTTTATTTTTTACAATATATTCGGTGCTTTTTTATGGATATCCTCAATGATTTTCAGTGGATATTTTCTTGGAAATTCTGTTAACAATATTAATCAATATATTTTACCGATAATCCTATTTATAATAGTTTTGTCTTTAATACCAATTATTTGTGAATTTCTAAAGAAGAAAAAATAA
- a CDS encoding phosphatase PAP2 family protein: MNNAIFFFFYNLAHQSKIFDGIVIFFAVYFIYIAIILAGIFLLFYYKVLPSQNPVRELINKWKDFVPVGLSVVVAWFFNKFIAKILFHTLRPFVVFSQVRPLFGETGFAFPSGHSAVASALAFALFYINKKISYIFMLFALLIGVSRVISGVHFPIDILGGFIEGFIIAYLANRVTNFFFKTK; encoded by the coding sequence ATGAACAACGCAATCTTTTTCTTTTTTTATAATCTAGCGCATCAATCTAAAATTTTTGATGGCATTGTTATTTTTTTTGCTGTTTATTTTATTTATATAGCAATAATATTAGCAGGAATTTTTTTACTTTTTTATTACAAGGTTCTCCCGTCTCAAAACCCTGTTAGAGAATTAATAAACAAATGGAAGGATTTTGTTCCAGTCGGCTTGTCAGTAGTCGTCGCGTGGTTTTTCAATAAATTTATTGCAAAAATTTTATTTCATACGCTTCGGCCATTCGTGGTTTTCTCACAAGTGCGTCCGCTTTTCGGAGAGACTGGTTTTGCTTTTCCTTCTGGACACTCAGCTGTAGCCTCGGCTTTGGCCTTTGCATTATTTTATATCAATAAAAAAATCAGCTATATTTTCATGCTTTTCGCATTGCTTATCGGGGTTTCTCGTGTTATTTCCGGAGTGCATTTCCCAATAGATATTTTAGGTGGTTTTATAGAAGGTTTCATTATTGCTTACCTAGCTAATCGCGTTACTAATTTTTTCTTTAAAACTAAATGA
- the cas2 gene encoding CRISPR-associated endonuclease Cas2, translated as MTSRYYKGMRVNAFGLPIFSLTKKEQNKKSRKRIRSLYHVSFLSSFEKDAPKNLLLIYDIPEERKKERDWFRRQLVKFEYIMIQKSVWVGPSPLPKDFLKYLKEIKIRNNFKTFKLAKPYNK; from the coding sequence ATGACTAGCAGATATTATAAAGGAATGCGGGTAAATGCTTTCGGACTACCTATTTTTTCTCTTACTAAAAAAGAACAAAATAAAAAATCCCGCAAGAGGATCAGAAGTCTATACCATGTTTCTTTTTTGTCTTCTTTTGAAAAAGATGCACCTAAAAATTTACTTCTAATTTATGATATTCCAGAGGAAAGAAAAAAAGAAAGAGATTGGTTCCGTCGACAATTAGTGAAATTTGAATACATTATGATACAAAAAAGTGTCTGGGTTGGTCCATCACCATTACCAAAGGATTTTCTAAAATATCTTAAGGAAATAAAAATAAGAAATAATTTTAAAACTTTTAAACTAGCCAAACCTTATAATAAATGA
- a CDS encoding Type 1 glutamine amidotransferase-like domain-containing protein — MTKYILNSGGSKNYPDLAKKFFAEIVKNLGNNPRLLMCFFAQPREDWEIKFSEFKEKCKMFPEEATPIFELAFPENFEEQIKNSAVVYIHGGDDHLLQYWLRQFDIPKIWEGKVIATSSAGSDAISKYFWTCDWRRCMDGLSILPIKFLPHYKSSYGSDDPRGPIDWDKALEELKNYKENLPIHALKEGEYVVIES, encoded by the coding sequence ATGACTAAATATATTTTGAATTCAGGTGGTTCAAAAAATTATCCAGATTTAGCAAAGAAATTTTTTGCTGAGATAGTAAAAAATTTAGGAAATAACCCGCGTTTACTTATGTGTTTTTTTGCTCAACCACGCGAAGACTGGGAAATAAAATTTTCTGAATTTAAAGAGAAATGCAAAATGTTTCCAGAGGAAGCGACGCCCATTTTTGAATTAGCTTTTCCTGAAAATTTTGAAGAACAAATTAAAAATTCAGCCGTTGTTTATATTCATGGTGGGGACGATCATCTTTTGCAGTATTGGTTAAGACAATTTGATATTCCAAAAATTTGGGAAGGGAAAGTTATAGCTACTAGCTCAGCAGGCTCAGATGCCATTTCTAAATATTTTTGGACCTGTGATTGGCGTCGGTGTATGGACGGGCTTTCAATTTTACCGATCAAATTTCTTCCTCATTATAAATCTTCTTATGGCAGTGATGATCCTCGTGGTCCTATTGATTGGGATAAAGCATTGGAAGAATTAAAAAATTACAAAGAAAATTTACCTATTCATGCATTAAAAGAAGGGGAGTATGTTGTGATAGAATCGTAG
- a CDS encoding bifunctional 5,10-methylenetetrahydrofolate dehydrogenase/5,10-methenyltetrahydrofolate cyclohydrolase: MTIIDGKKIRNEILEKVKTEVKELSFKPVFCDVLVGEDPASLQYVQMKGRMAESVGISFHKANFPASITTSELIKEIEILNKVQNMRGIIIQLPLPEHIDKQTALNGIDPKLDVDCLGTVASEKFYSGETAVGFPTALACMALLDSLNLDLKGKKIVVLGQGLLVGKPVTALLKFRGLDPIIIRSKTENKEELIKQADVIILGIGKGKYITGGMIKQGAILIDAGTSEDVGLLGTRKNIVGDVDFESVKDVAGYVSPVPGGVGPVTVAMLLNNVLTVAKSFKND; the protein is encoded by the coding sequence ATGACTATAATTGATGGAAAAAAAATAAGGAATGAGATTTTAGAGAAAGTGAAAACGGAAGTAAAGGAGCTATCTTTTAAGCCGGTCTTTTGCGATGTGTTGGTGGGCGAAGATCCTGCATCTCTCCAATACGTGCAAATGAAAGGACGCATGGCGGAGTCTGTAGGCATAAGTTTTCATAAAGCAAATTTTCCTGCGTCTATAACTACTTCTGAATTAATAAAAGAAATAGAAATTTTAAATAAGGTTCAAAATATGCGCGGAATTATTATTCAGCTTCCGTTGCCGGAACACATTGATAAACAAACAGCGCTCAATGGCATTGATCCAAAACTTGATGTCGATTGTTTGGGGACTGTCGCGAGTGAAAAATTTTACAGCGGTGAAACCGCTGTAGGTTTCCCGACGGCGCTAGCTTGCATGGCGCTCCTTGATTCACTTAATTTAGATTTAAAAGGTAAAAAGATAGTAGTTTTAGGTCAAGGATTATTAGTAGGGAAGCCAGTCACAGCCTTGCTCAAATTTCGAGGTTTAGATCCGATTATCATTCGAAGCAAAACTGAAAACAAAGAAGAGCTTATCAAGCAAGCGGATGTCATAATTTTAGGAATTGGTAAAGGAAAATATATTACTGGTGGTATGATAAAGCAAGGAGCAATTTTAATAGATGCAGGAACTTCTGAAGACGTAGGCCTACTCGGAACCCGAAAAAATATTGTCGGTGATGTTGATTTTGAATCCGTGAAAGATGTTGCCGGTTATGTTTCGCCTGTTCCCGGAGGCGTCGGCCCGGTAACTGTGGCAATGCTTTTAAATAATGTATTAACGGTAGCAAAAAGCTTTAAAAATGACTAA
- the rodA gene encoding rod shape-determining protein RodA, which yields MAEKVFKRIDWLLVVFIVPIVAAGLVTMKSFAPLESGGDFFSKQIIWVLLSFAIFFIFSFIDFRFLKRTNVLVFLFLFISFLLLILIFLGNISNGAKSWFNFGLFFFQPVDVMKLVLVLVLAKYFSRRHVEIRDIKHIFISGLYAFFPLVLVLFQPDFGSAMIIFFIWLGMVLVSGISKVHLFAVFAVGVLIFASLWFVAFKPYQKARIYSFINPLADIHKTGYNVFQSTIAVGSGQILGKGLGFGTQSRLKFLPVPQSDFIFAAFAEEWGFVGCSLILLFYCLVIWRILLSASLGASNFEILFGMGIAIYFMSHILINIGMNLGLLPVTGIPLSFMSYGGSHLLTEFAGLGILMGLRRYSRPAHRDDMKNEFLGI from the coding sequence ATGGCAGAAAAAGTTTTTAAAAGAATAGACTGGCTTCTGGTTGTTTTTATTGTTCCGATAGTCGCAGCAGGCCTGGTAACGATGAAGTCCTTTGCTCCTCTTGAAAGCGGAGGCGATTTTTTTAGCAAGCAGATTATTTGGGTTCTTCTTTCTTTTGCGATCTTCTTTATTTTTTCTTTCATTGATTTTCGTTTTCTAAAGCGCACAAATGTATTGGTGTTTTTATTTTTATTTATATCCTTTCTTTTATTGATACTTATATTTTTAGGAAACATTTCGAACGGCGCGAAAAGTTGGTTTAATTTCGGTCTCTTCTTTTTCCAGCCGGTTGATGTGATGAAACTAGTTTTAGTCTTGGTTTTAGCAAAATATTTTTCTCGTCGCCATGTGGAGATCAGAGACATAAAACATATTTTCATTTCTGGGCTTTATGCATTTTTTCCTTTGGTTTTGGTTTTGTTTCAACCCGATTTTGGTTCGGCCATGATTATATTTTTTATCTGGCTGGGCATGGTGCTTGTTTCCGGAATTTCCAAGGTTCACTTATTTGCTGTGTTTGCTGTCGGAGTGCTGATTTTTGCTTCCTTATGGTTTGTCGCTTTTAAACCCTATCAAAAAGCTCGTATTTATAGTTTTATAAATCCTTTAGCCGATATTCACAAAACAGGATATAATGTATTTCAGTCAACTATCGCTGTAGGTTCAGGACAAATCTTGGGAAAGGGTTTAGGTTTTGGGACACAGTCAAGATTAAAATTTTTGCCTGTTCCGCAATCCGATTTTATTTTTGCCGCTTTTGCCGAGGAGTGGGGATTTGTTGGCTGCTCTTTAATTCTTTTGTTTTACTGTTTAGTAATCTGGAGGATTCTTCTTTCTGCTTCCTTGGGTGCTTCTAATTTTGAAATACTTTTTGGTATGGGAATTGCTATTTATTTTATGAGCCATATACTTATAAATATTGGTATGAATCTTGGGTTGTTGCCAGTAACCGGTATTCCTCTTTCATTTATGAGTTATGGCGGTTCACATTTATTAACCGAATTTGCAGGATTGGGTATTTTGATGGGTTTGCGCAGATATAGTAGACCAGCGCATCGCGATGATATGAAAAATGAATTTTTGGGAATATGA
- a CDS encoding integrase core domain-containing protein, whose translation MKQFNISKGVVGFRTATENIVRSRIPEKDREKVLQRLKVLDHAQKFGIKSAIDAYGVCERTIKYWRKKLRESHNVFAELAPKTTRPFHTRKEKTPQKVKEYIRDLKKSKPRLGKEKIVELVRVDTGYVLSPTTVWNIIQYWKRRGEIPDRVRYTLNGATGRLIERKWKKSKKKLRRKEYMPENPGDLIQIDTIVVWILGKKYYILTAIDILTRLAYAFVSNSHSSSMARDFLKALPNIFGYAVKKVQTDNGTEFAKHFDEACIYLSIDHFWNYPRHPKQNAFIERFNRTIQEEWVTTRQSLFINGELDRLNEDLVAWLTWYNTVRPHWGLHLETPRGYTERITKKD comes from the coding sequence ATGAAACAATTCAACATAAGCAAAGGAGTAGTCGGTTTTAGAACAGCCACAGAGAATATCGTTCGGTCGAGAATACCAGAAAAGGATAGAGAGAAGGTATTGCAAAGATTAAAGGTCTTAGATCATGCTCAGAAGTTTGGAATCAAATCAGCCATTGACGCCTACGGTGTCTGTGAACGCACCATTAAGTACTGGAGAAAGAAATTAAGAGAATCGCACAATGTATTTGCAGAGTTAGCACCAAAGACAACTAGACCCTTTCATACCAGAAAAGAAAAAACTCCTCAAAAAGTGAAAGAATATATTCGTGATTTGAAGAAGTCTAAACCAAGACTAGGAAAAGAAAAAATCGTAGAATTAGTGCGAGTGGATACTGGATATGTTCTTTCACCCACAACCGTTTGGAATATCATTCAATATTGGAAAAGAAGAGGAGAAATTCCAGATCGAGTTAGATACACATTAAATGGAGCCACCGGTAGACTCATTGAAAGAAAATGGAAAAAGAGCAAGAAGAAACTACGTAGAAAAGAATATATGCCAGAGAATCCAGGAGATCTGATTCAAATCGATACAATTGTTGTATGGATTCTAGGAAAGAAATATTACATCCTCACTGCCATTGATATTCTCACTCGTTTAGCCTACGCTTTTGTTTCCAATTCTCACAGCTCAAGTATGGCTCGAGATTTTCTGAAAGCATTACCAAATATTTTTGGATATGCAGTTAAAAAAGTGCAAACAGACAATGGCACTGAATTTGCCAAACATTTTGATGAAGCTTGCATCTATCTGAGCATTGATCATTTTTGGAATTACCCCAGACATCCGAAACAAAATGCTTTCATTGAAAGATTTAATCGCACGATCCAAGAAGAATGGGTTACGACCAGACAATCGCTTTTCATTAATGGAGAGTTGGATAGATTAAATGAAGATCTTGTTGCTTGGCTTACTTGGTACAATACCGTCAGACCACATTGGGGACTTCACTTAGAAACTCCAAGAGGCTATACTGAACGCATTACTAAAAAAGACTAG